Part of the Virgibacillus necropolis genome, TTTATGGATAAGAAGGTAGATGAAGATAGATTAGAAGTCTTACATAGAGTGTAGGTACGATATTATTAGTTGGTGTTAAACCAATTAATAGTGGTGATTTGACTACTGGATATCCCCTCACATTGAACAGACTATTGGACTGTCCTTTTTTTTGAGCCCGTTTAAATAGTGAAGATTCATTAAATCTTGAGAAAAACAGGTGGCGGAAAATATGAGTGACTTTATTTTTTCTAAAAAATCGATAACGAGGGGGAAGTTAACAAAAGAGATTCAGTCAATTTATCATCAGGATAGACCTATAGTTAAAGAGATGCATGGTGACTGGGGTTCTTTAGCAGTGAGTTATAATCTATACAATGGATTTCAACCATTTGAAACAATAGATCATATTTGTATTGTAATCGGAGGGCCAGTCTTAGGCTTCCAGGATAATGAATTTTTAGTGAACGATTCTGGTGTGACAGGAACCCAAGCAATTTATGAACGCTGGGTTAATAATATTATACAATGGGATGAAGATTTAAGTGGTCCATTCGTAATATTGCTTATAAACAAGGTTACTTGGAATGTTACTTGTGTAACTGATTTAATGTCCTTTATTCCAGTATTTACTTATGTAGATTCATCAAACTTGATATTATCAACCCATGTTGATATGTTAGCAAGATTATCTGATCAACAAGACGAAATTGACTTAGTTTCGAAAGCTGACTTTATTCTGCATAGTGTCGTAACTTTCCCCTATACATCTTACACTCATCTTAGGCAGATTGAGCCAGCTACTGTGCATACTATACAACGGGGTTCAAACCAATTACAATCAAAAGCTTATTGGACTCCTGAAGAGAAAATTGTATATGAATCAATTGACCAAGCATCTGACGATTTAAGGGATGGGTTGCAAAATTATGTGAATAAGATTACCAAAAGTATGTCCCACGTTGCACAATTTATTAGTGGGGGCGAGGACTCTCGTTTACTTTCGGCTCTATTACCATATGAATGCACACGAGATGCATTTATATTTTTGGATCATATGAATATAGAGGGAAAGTTAGCTAAAAGAGCTGCTGAAACGTATGGTGCAAGCTTTAACTTAGCAACAAGAAGCAAAACACATTATTTGGAAATATTACCAGCTTGTTCTGATTTAGTAGGTAGTGATTCGCAATATGCAAACGTACATACTTTTGTATTTCATAAAAGATGTAAACTTAATGAATATTCCGCTGTTTTCGGGGGGTTATTTTCTGATGCCTTATTCAAGGGATCACGAATAAAAAAAGTTGGTGGTCAAGGGCTTTTTCCTTTCTTACCACATATTAAGGATCGGAATTATTCGCCAGGTATAAAACTAGAAAATAGTGCTTTTACTGACGAAGTTTTGTTAGAATTAACCAAACGAAGACAAGCTCATTTGCAATATGTGTCTAGTTTTCGTAGTGAATCTGCTGAAGAATGGTTTGAACTATGGCCAACTTCAATGAATAGTAGTATTCCAAACCTTCACGGTAATCGTAGGCTTTTTCGAAGTTATGAACCATTTATGGCAAAAGAAGTAGTAAAATTAAGTGCTATAGTTCCGCAAAGTTGGAAACTTAACCGTAAACTGTTTCATAACACCGTAAAGCCACTATTAGAACCTACAAAATGGCTGATGAATAGTGATGGGCGTTATCCTTACTTCCCTTGGTATATCAATAGTCTTCCACAATTTATTGTGTGGTTTTATCAGCAGGTAGGCCGTAGAACTGGATTAATAAAACGTAATCAAGGTTCGTGGGCTGAATGGAATGTAGTTATGAAAAGTTCCGCTTGGCAGCAAGCTATAAGTGAATATTCAGATGGACTTAAAGGACTAAAAAATGTTTTTGTTGACAAGGATGTTGGAAAACTTTTTAGTGAAGGAAATCTTAATAAAAAACAGCGTATGAATTTATTGCAGGTCTTATATTATTTACATAATAAGACAATTTAGATGCAAGCTGTTAAGTAATTTTATCCTTTGATTACTAATATTATTGTGATAAAAAATGTGTTATTTGTATTTAAGAGATAAATACTTACCTTCAGGAGGTTATTATGATTAACAAGATTTTATGGACTGGTGGGTGGGATTCCACATATAGACTACTTGATTTAGTTTTAAATAAAAAGAAAGTTGTACAGCCATATTATGTTTTTGACACAGAAAGAAAATCAACTGGTATGGAAATAAAAACAATGGAAAATATTAAGGCATTAATTTATAAAATGGATCCTACCTCTAAGAACAGAGTGTTAGATACTGTTACAATTGATTTAGCAAATATACCAAAAAATGAGAAGATAACAAGCAACTTCAAAAAAATTTTAACACATTCTTTTATTGGTTCTCAACATGACTGGTTAGCACGATATGTCGATTCATTGGGAATTAACGATCTTGAACTTGGAGTACATTTAGATGACAATCTTCAAAGAATTATTGAGAAGGAAGTTGTAAAAGTAGAAGAAATTGATGATAGTTTTTATAAGGTTAAAAGTAATCCTTCAGATGATAACTTGAAAATATTCTCTTATTATAACTTTCCTTTGCTAGATATGACTAAGCTGGATATGGAAAGAAAATCGAAAGAAAGCGGGTTTGGGCATATAATGGAAGTTACTTGGTTTTGTCATTGGCCCTTTAATGATAAACCTTGTGGGATGTGCAATCCTTGCAAATATACACGTCAAGAGGGTTTGGGTAGAAGAGTTTCGAATGTAACCTTATTAATGTTGTTAAATAGAAAAATTAACTCTAAGTATAGTGGATTAAAAAAGAGATTAAATTTTTTAAGGTAAACAGTTCATAAGATAAATGGTGAAAGACTACTTTTTTGTATCTATATCTTATTCGAAGTTAGATTTTATTATACCCATTGTATTCCATCATAAGGTTGATTTTTAATAGAATCGGTTAGCTTTTTTTGGTTACTAATACTTTTTATTTTTTTATATTAAATAGAAATATTATGATTATTATTAAGTTTAGAGAAGGTGATAAAAATTAAAAGATTCTTCGATCTCTTTGTTGCGATAATAGCTCTTATATTTTTTTCAGTATTTATAGTAATTACTGCAGTTTTAATTAGATATAAATTAGGCTCACCAGTTATATTTAAACAAGAACGCCCAGGGCGGAATGGAAAGTCCTTCTTTGTATATAAATTTCGAACCATGACAGACCATAAAGATGAGAACGGAGGATTGCTCCCAGACCATATTCGATTAACTAAGCTTGGTGCTTTTATTCGCAAATTAAGCTTAGATGAACTTCCTCAGCTCTTTAACGCACTTAAGGGTGACATAAGCCTAGTAGGTCCTCGCCCATTATTAATGGAATATTTACCATTATACACTGCTGAGCAAGCTCGCCGTCATGAAGTAAGACCAGGTATCACTGGATGGGCGCAAGTTAACGGGAGAAATACTATTAGCTGGGAAGAAAAGTTTGAGTTAGATGTTTGGTATGTGGATAATCAATCATTTTGGTTGGATATTAAAATACTTTTCTTGACGGTATTGAAAGTTTTTAAGTCTGAAGGCATTAATCAAGATGGACAGGCTACGATGGAGAAATTTAAAGGTACATCGGAAATGAAGGTTTCTGGAAATGACTGATCTAATTATAATAGGTGCCGGTGGTCATAGTAAAGTTGTTCAGGATATTGTAGCTGCGAATACCGATCTAGATTTATATGCAATAGTCGATGATGCTTTTGATGAAACAAATGAAGCAGATGGAATTATACATGCTAATACTAGTTTGTTAGATAGTTTAAATATAGAAAGGTACAAGTTCTGTATAGCAATTGGTAATAATGTTGTGCGAAAAAACTTATTTGATAGATTTAATATGCCTATTGAGCGATACGTGAAGTTAGTTCACCCTAGCGCTATTATTAGTAAGTTTGCTAAAATTGGTTACGGGACAGTTGTTATGCCAAATGCAGTTATAAATGCTGATACTATAATTGGAAACCACTGTATTGTTAACACAAATGCAGTGGTGGAGCACGATAATAATTTAGACGATTATGTCCATGTTTCTCCGAGTGCTACCCTATCTGGTGTAGTGAGTGTGGGAGAAGGTACACATATCGGATCGGGAGCCGTTGTTATTCCTTTGAAAAGCATTGGCAGTTGGACTACTATTGGCGCTGGTGCTGTTGTAGTGAATGATATTAGTGGTAATGTTACTGTAGTTGGAGTGCCAGCTAGAGAAATTTTAACAAAGGGCGATGAAGTTAATGAGTAATAACAAACGAATCTTCCTCTCATCCCCACATATGAGTGGAAACGAACAAAAATATATACAAGAAGCTTTTGATTTAAACTGGATTGCACCACTTGGCAATAATGTGGATGGATTGGAACGTGAACTCGCAGATTATAACGCTATTAACGATGCGGCTGTAGTTGTTTCTGGAACTGCAGCTATTCATTTGGCATTAAGACTCTTACACGTTGATTTAGATGATACAGTTTTCTGTTCATCATTAACTTTTGTAGCTAGTGCAAATCCAATTTTGTATCAAGGTGCTACACCGGTATTGATAGATTCAGAAATGGATACGTGGAATATGTCACCGTTGGCATTAGAACGTGCGTTAAGTGAAGCTAAGGCAGATGGAAAACTTCCGAAAGCCGTGATTGTTGTTAATCTATATGGCCAGAGTGCGAAGATGGATGAATTGGTGGAAATATGTGATGCATTTGGTGTACCAGTTATCGAGGATGCAGCAGAATCATTGGGTAGTACATATAAAGGTAAGAAAAGTGGTACATTCGGCAGATTTGGTGTCTTTTCTTTTAATGGAAATAAGATCATTACCACATCTGGTGGCGGTGCGCTCGTATCCAATGACAAGGAAGCATTGAAGAAATCTAGATTCCTGGCAACACAAGCTCGTGATGCTGCTGTGCATTATCAGCATAGTGAAATTGGTTATAATTATCGTATGAGTAACATTGTTGCTGGAATTGGACGTGCACAGTTGGAAGTTTTAGATGATCGTGTGGCGAAACGCCGGGCTATATTTGAGAAGTATAGGGAAGCATTCGCTGATCAACCTGGATTTGATTTTATGCCAGAATTAGAAGGTACTAAGTCTAATAGATGGCTAACGGCTCTAACTGTCGATCCTGAGCAGGCTGGTATCTCAAGGGAAGAGATTATTGAAGCATTAAATAACAAGAATATCGAGGCGCGTCCAGTTTGGAAGCCAATGCACATGCAACCGCTTTTTGATGGTGTGAAGTATTATCCGCACGAAGAAGGTAATAGCGTTTCTGATAGACTGTTTGAATATGGGTTGTGCTTGCCTAGTGGGTCGAATATGAGTGATGAGCAGCAAGATATGGTGATAGATGAGATAAAGAGTTTGTTGAAGAAGTAGTTAGAAATTAAGGAGGTTTCCATGAAACGTTCTGAGCGAAAACCTAAAAAACTATGGTTTAAAGTACCGTTAGCTATCGTATTGATAATTCTAGTTGGAGTAGGGGTATATGTTTATTCAATATATGACAACGCTAAAGATACAGTGAATGAAAAAATGCATGAACCAGTAAAATCTATTGATCATACATTGACAGCAAAAAAGATGAAGGCAACAAAACCGCTTAACATATTATTACTCGGTGTAGATGCAAGGGCGAATGACCGTGGTCGTTCAGATGCTTTGATGGTCATGTCATTAGATCCTGAAAACAACAAAATGCAAATTGTCAGTATCCCTCGTGATACGAGAACGATGATAGTTGGTAAAGGCTTTAATGATAAAATAAATCATGCCTATGCATATGGTGGCGCAGATATGTCTGTAGCAACTGTGGAAAACTTCCTGGATATTGAACTTGATTATTTTGTCCGCATGAATATGCAGGGGTTAGATGCTTTGGTTGACCAATTAGGAACAATCACAATAGATAATAAGATCGCATGGCAGGATGGAAAGTACAATTTTACAAAAGGACCTACAACAATGGACGGAGATAAAACCATGCATTTTGTCCAGATGCGTAAGCAGGATCCTGCAGGTGATTTTGGTCGTACGGCCCGTCAACGTCAAGTGATTCAAGGGATAGTTAATAAAGGTGCAAGCGTTGCATCAGTAAGTAAAATTAATGGTGTTATTGATGTTCTAGGTAACAATATGACCACTAACTTAGACTTTGATGATATGAAAAAATTATTGAGCGGTTATAAGGGTACAAGAGAGAATGTTGTTAGTTACATGATGAAGGGTAATGGTACTACGATTGACGGTACCTATTATCTCCAAGTGCCAGATAGTGAAGTTGAGAAAGTGCATGGGATGATAGCAGAAGTGAAATCGTAAAGGTTGGTGGCTTATGTTTCGCTACTTGTGTTTACGAAAGATGTAGGAAAATTAGACCATCTGCGGCTTGGTCACCGACTGTTCTTATTGATTGAGGTAATAAAAAAAGACTTAATAAGCGACAAATAATCCCTTATCCCAAAATCAGGATTCGGAACTATTTGACGCTTATTATTTAATGAAGACTTTATTCATTTAACCAAACGTTTGTACCATTGGGTTTGACAATATTAATGGATCCATCAGCTGATACTTCAAAACCTTTTACATTTTTGGTAATTGCTGCTGTTATATCCAAATTATCTAATTCAATTCTGGAAAAGTCACCCATCGCAATTTTTATTGCTTCTTGATATAGCTTAGCTCTTTCATCTTGATCGACTGTTTTTGTATTTGCTTGATCGAGCAGCTTGTCCACTTTTTCGTTAGAGTATCCTCTACCATTACCCAGTGAGCCAATTTGATCGGAATGGAACGTCTGGTTTAGGAAAAAATATGGATCTGGATACCAGGACCATCCTCCAATATACATAGGTGCTTTACCCTTTGCTGCAATTTCACTGAGAGTTCCCCATTCAGCTACTTTAATCTCTACATCAATATTCAAGTTTTCTTTCATTTGATTTTGGAATATGACCGCATAAGGTGAACGTTTTTCAAGAACATAAAGTTCTGTTTTGAATCCATCTGCATAATCTGTTTCAGCCAAAATTTCTTTTGCTTCTTTTGGATTATATTCAGGTTTTAACTTTTCAAGATCCTTGCTATAACCCCATGATTCCTTTGGTAATGGCATATAGGATACTGATGCACCACCCCATTGATTTACACCTTTAACTATTTTTTCAACATTTGTTGCTTTATAAATAGCCTCGCGTACTTTTGGATCTGCAGTAGGTCCCTCTATGTTATTTAAATCAATATATGTGAGTGACAGACCAGATTTTGAAAGTAACTTCAAATTTTTATCTTTTTCAATTACAGCCCTATTTTGTCCTTTTATATCTGTTGCAATATCGATATCACCTGAACGAATTGCATTTGCCATCATAGTAGGATCTGAAATAATTTTAAATGTTACACCATCAAGGTGCGGTTTTTCTCCCCAATATTTATCATGTCTTACAAGTTCAACTGCCTGGTCTGTTTGCCAATCCTTAAGTTGAAATGGGCCTGTACCAATAAGGTGTGCTCCAAATTGCTCTCCCCATCCTTCAACCCCTTCTTTTGGAATAATAATGTTTCCCGCGTCTGTTAACATTGCTAGTAAAGCCGCATTTGGTTCATTAAGATGAAGAGTTACTTTGAATTCTCCAGTAACCTCAATACTATCAACACCACTCAAACGATTTAAAGCCGATTTTTTGGCTGAGCGCTCCAAACTAAATTTCACATCTTCAGCAGTCATTTGTCGACCATCCTGGTATTTCCCTGGTTGGAAATATACATCATCCCTTAACGTGAAAGTATAGGATTTCATATCTTCAGATACTTCCCATTTTGTAGCAATCGATGGTTTAAAACCACTCAAATCCTTATTATAAACTAATAGAGTATCCCCGATTTGCCGTATAATCTGTGACTCGTAAGCACCCGTATATTTTATAGGGTCTAACGTGTTTGGATTTGAAGAAAGTCCAACATCCAATACACCTCCATCTTTAGGAACCTCCGAACTTGCAGTGTCATCTGTAGTGCCCGTTTCCGATTTGGAATCTGATGAACAAGCACTAATAATAAATGCAGTTGATAAAAGAATGAAAATAAAAAATAACTTTCTTAATGCTAGACTATGCATAAAAACTCCTCCTTATTATTTTTGATTCATATAATGAACCAGTTGTTTAAATAATGATTCAAAAATACTGAATATTATATAAGGTACCATTTTAAGTTTAATAAGTAAATAGTTTTTCAACAATTCTAAGAATAAAAAAATTATTATTTACAAGTATAATTGGAAATGTTAGACTACTTATATTCAAATAGTAAACTATTGATTCAAATAATGAAACAAAAGGAGGGCATTATGACGAAGTATATTATCAAACGAATACTAAGTATGATACCAACAATGTTCATTGTTTCTGTAATTGTTTTTTTTATTACACGAATAATGCCAGGAAATCCAGCAGCAGTTATGCTAGGCCCACAAGCCAGTGTTGAAGAGGTGGAAGCTCTCACGGAGGAGCTTGGTTTAAATGAACCGTTATTTACTCAGTTTATACAATATATTGGAAATCTACTTCAAGGTGATTTAGGCGTTTCTCTTGCATATCATCGCCCAATTATTGATATAATTTTGGATCGTTTCCCAAACACAGTTCTATTAACAATAAGCGCGTTATTAATTGCACTTATAATAGGAGTGTCTGCAGGAATTATTTCCGCGTCTAAACAAAATTCTCTAATTGATTATACAATCACAACTGTTTCATTAATTGGAGTGTCAATGCCTATCTTTTGGATGGGGGTTATGCTTGTACTTTACTTTAGTGTGAATCTTGGATGGTTTCCAGCAACCGGTATGGGATCAATGGATGAGGGGTTCGGGGACTTTATAAAACATCTGATACTCCCAAGTATTGCACTTGCTACCATTCCTATGGCCACATTTGCTCGTATTACAAGATCCAGTATGCTCGAGGTTATATCACAGGATTACATTAAAACAGCCAGATCAAAAGGATTAAGTGAATTTATTGTTATCAGTAAACATGCATTTAAAAATGCACTTACACCACTTCTTACAGTTTTAGGTCTACAAATATCAATGTTACTGGGCGGTGCAGTCATAACAGAAACAATTTTCAGCTGGCCAGGTATGGGGCTTCTGGTTATTGAGGCAATTGAAAAACGTGATTTTGTTGTTGTTCAAAGTACAGTTCTATTTATTGCATTAATTTTTGTAGTTGTAAATTTAGTTGTTGACATACTATACAAGGTTGTAAATCCAAAGGTGAATTATGCGTCAGATAAAAAGGGGGGTAAATAATGGGATTAAGACAAACGCCGGAAGACACTATTGAAGCTAATGAAATACGGCTTAATAAAGAGCAATCATTATTTAGAAAGTTAGTTAAAAATAAACTTGCTGCTTTTGGTCTAACAGTTATTATACTATTAATCATTACAGCATTATTTGCTCCATTCATCGCAACACATGATCCACTAAAAATGGATGTAACTAAATCACTTTTGGCTCCTGGAACAGAGGGGCATATACTTGGAACGGATAACTTTGGTAGAGATATATTTAGTAGAATCGTATATGGCTCACGAATTTCTTTAGTGGTTGGTGTTACAGCTGTTTTATTTGGTGCAATATTTGGTTCCTTTCTAGGAGTAATATCCGGCTATTTTGGAGGAATTATAGATTCCATTATTATGCGTATTATGGATGGCATCTTTGCATTTCCATTTATATTATTAGCAATATCATTAATGGCGGTGCTTGGTCAAGGGCTGGGAAATGTAATCATAGCGATAGGTATTGCCATAATACCTGGTTTTGCAAGGGTTATACGTGGGCAGGTACTTAGCATTAAAGAAATGGAATATGTAGAAGCAACAAGATCATTAGGTGCGAAGAATGGCAGAATAATTTTTCATCATGTATTGCCAAACAGTATAGCGCCATTAATTGTATATGCAACAATGAGTGTAGCGGGGGCTATTATATCTGAAGCTTCTTTAAGTTTTTTAGGGCTCGGCGTCCAACCGCCAACACCATCCTGGGGTAGTATTTTACAAAATGGTAAGGACTTCCTTGTTATAAGTCCTCAAATGGCTACATTCTCCGGAATAGCAATACTAGTTACGGTGCTCGGTATTAATATATTTGGCGACGGTTTACGTGATGCATTAGATCCAAAAATGAAGGGGTAGTTTAAGGAGGTTGGAAAATGTCGAATGTTATTTTAGAGGTAAAGAATTTAGAAGTTCAATTTCGTACAGGTTCTACTATTACAACAGCAGTAAACGATGTTAGCTTTACATTAGATAGAAAAGAAAACATCGGAATAGTAGGAGAATCTGGGTCAGGTAAAAGTGTAACGGCAACTTCTTTATTGCGCCTTATACCTAATCCCCCCGGAAAAATATCAAATGGAAATATATTCTTTGAAGGTAAAGATATACTTACATTACCTGATAAAGAAATGAGAGACATACGTGGGAATGAAATATCAATGATTTTCCAGGATCCTACAACAAGTTTAAATCCAGTGTTTACAGTGGGAAACCAAATTATTGAGTCAATTAAAACACATGAGGACATTTCAAAAAAAGAAGCAAAACAGAAAGCATTAGAAATGTTGGAGTTAGTGGGGATACCTGCACCAAAAAAACGAATTAATATGTACCCACATGAGTTTTCGGGTGGAATGAGGCAACGCGTAATGATTGCTATCGCCCTTGCCTGCAACCCTAAATTATTAATAGCTGATGAACCTACTACTGCATTAGATGTTACTGTACAAGCACAAATACTTGATCTTATGAAAAACTTACAAAATAAATTGGATACATCGATTGTAATGATTACCCATGACCTTGGTGTAGTTTGGGAAACATGTGACAAATTATTGGTAATGTATGCAGGAAATATAGTTGAATCAGGTAATGTAAATGATATTTACGATAACCCTTTACACCCCTATACCTGGGGATTACTTGATTCCCAGATTACAAAAAGTACGCCTGATGATAAAAGTCTTTCTACAATTGCGGGAAGTCCCCCTGATTTAAGCCAGGAAACAACAGGATGTCCATTTGCAGCAAGATGCCCATACGCACAGGATGTATGCTTCTCAGAAAGACCCGAAAGAAAGGAAATTGAAAAAAACCATTTTGTTTCTTGTCATTTTCAAACGAAGGAAAATCAATTAGAAAGGAAGGTGTAAGAAAATCATGACAGAAGCAATATTAAAGGTTAGAAACCTAAAAAAGCATTTTCCATTAAGTAGCCCAATCCCTTTTAAAAAGTCGAGGCAAAGTGTTAAAGCAGTTGATGGTTTGGATTTTGATGTCTATCCTGGCGAGACACTTGGAGTCGTAGGTGAATCAGGCTGTGGGAAGTCTACAATGGCCAGATTAGTGAACCAATTAATTACACCTTCTGAAGGTATTGTTGAATTTAAGGGTAAAAATTTGGTTCATATGGGTAAAGAAGATTTAAGAGTTTCCAGAAAATCTATTCAAATGATTTTTCAAAACCCATATGCATCATTAAGCCCGAGAAAAAATGTAGGGCAGTTAATTGCAGAGCCACTCGTTATTTTTAACGTTGGAGATGCTGAATCGAGAAATAAACGAGTTTCTGATTTACTGGAGATCGTTGGTCTAAAAAAGTACCATGCTAGAAGATATCCACACGAGTTCTCCGGTGGGCAACGGCAACGGATTAATATTGCCAGGGCTCTAGCATTAAACCCGGAGATCATCATTTGTGATGAGGCTGTTTCAGCATTGGATGTTTCTGTTCAAGCACAGATTATCAATCTATTAAAAGACCTGCAAAAAGAATTCAATTTAACTTATATTTTTATTTCCCATGATTTAAATGTTGTTCGGTATACTTGTGACCGTATTGCGGTAATGTATTTAGGCAAAATTGTAGAAATAGGGACATACAAAGA contains:
- a CDS encoding ABC transporter ATP-binding protein, with product MTEAILKVRNLKKHFPLSSPIPFKKSRQSVKAVDGLDFDVYPGETLGVVGESGCGKSTMARLVNQLITPSEGIVEFKGKNLVHMGKEDLRVSRKSIQMIFQNPYASLSPRKNVGQLIAEPLVIFNVGDAESRNKRVSDLLEIVGLKKYHARRYPHEFSGGQRQRINIARALALNPEIIICDEAVSALDVSVQAQIINLLKDLQKEFNLTYIFISHDLNVVRYTCDRIAVMYLGKIVEIGTYKDIYENPAHPYTKALLSAIPKESPHGDKDQIILKGSVPSPINPPSGCPFHERCPVAMEKCKTVVPEFINVGNGHEASCHLLNEKQEERLYQSL